A region from the Bactrocera dorsalis isolate Fly_Bdor chromosome 1, ASM2337382v1, whole genome shotgun sequence genome encodes:
- the LOC105228722 gene encoding 60S ribosomal protein L44, with protein sequence MVNVPKQRRTFCKKCKCHKPHKVTQYKKSKERKGAQGRRRYDRKQQGFGGQTKPIFRKKAKTTKKIVLRMECTECKYRKQTPLKRCKHFELGGDKKRKGQMIQF encoded by the exons ATG GTGAATGTGCCGAAACAGCGACGTACCTTTTGCAAGAAGTGCAagtgccacaagccacacaagGTGACACAGTACAAGAAGTCCAAGGAGCGTAAAGGTGCTCAGGGCAGACGTCGTTACGACAGAAAACAACAAGGTTTCGGTGGTCAAACCAAGCCTATCTTCAGAAAGAAG GCTAAGACCACCAAAAAGATTGTGTTGCGTATGGAGTGCACCGAATGTAAGTACCGCAAGCAGACTCCACTGAAGCGTTGCAAACATTTCGAGTTGGGAGGTGACAAAAAGAGGAAGGGACAGATGATTCAGTTCTAA
- the LOC105228723 gene encoding WASH complex subunit 3 → MDTEILSQAVDKSQMPPLHQKRVLAFINHFIINSCNFLNDFALKCESKFVDLERKMQKVEAALTIIEAKLASVPDVTDTTATPTASNTATEKVTSDAAEKTENKPVGGETTTTDNASDVPEPTVNATPEPTGVRACEDVRFKKFFKMVQFGVPAGAVKIKMQAEGVEPSILDNPNLLLTDGVTE, encoded by the exons ATGGATACCGAAATCCTGTCTCAAGCTGTGGATAAATCGCAAATGCCACCATTGCATCAAAAACGCGTTTTGGCATTTATTAATCACTTTATAATAAATTCATGCAATTTCCTCAATGACTTCGCCTTGAAGTGCGAAAGTAAATTTGTGGACTTGgaaagaaaaatgcaaaaagttgAAGCTGCATTAACAATAATAGAAGCAAAG TTAGCATCTGTGCCGGATGTTACAGACACCACAGCAACTCCCACTGCCAGCAATACTGCAACAGAAAAAGTTACATCTGATGCCGCAGAAAAGACTGAAAATAAACCAGTCGGAGGAGAGACGACAACCACTGATAATGCTTCGGATGTGCCTGAGCCAACGGTAAATGCAACTCCGGAACCTACAGGTGTGCGCGCTTGTGAAGATGtgcgttttaaaaagtttttcaaaatggtgCAATTCGGTGTGCCTGCCGGAgcggtaaaaattaaaatgcaagcAGAGGGTGTTGAACCAAGCATATTGGA CAATCCCAATTTATTGTTAACAGATGGTGTAACAGAATGA